Part of the Bos taurus isolate L1 Dominette 01449 registration number 42190680 breed Hereford chromosome 1, ARS-UCD2.0, whole genome shotgun sequence genome is shown below.
tattcttgcctgggaatcccatggacagaggagcctggcgggccacagtccatggggccaagaGTTGGACGTAACTTAGCGACTACACAGCAACAGTCTTCAACATGAAGCCTCTTTTCCCCACAGATCCCCTTTTGTAGAAATGTGCTTTTGTATGTGAATAGAAATGGAATGCTTCATCTTGTGATGGTTTTGGGTGCAGTTGTGAGAAAGGCATACCGAGCTGGGGGTTGGCCTTGGGCTCACGTAGCTCCTGCCTCTGGCCACGGCAAGCGCTGCAGGCCTCTGAGTCCCTCCGTGCTGAGCAGGGTCAGCGGGCCAGTCTTGCTAGGTCAGTGTGAGACTGATGAcctgtgtgatgtgtgtgtgcggTCAGGTGGGAAGACAGCTTTTGGAGCTGTGCTGTCTTTAATGCTCTTTACACTTGTATTTCAGAACTTAAAAAGTAATTCCAATCCCtgcatgaaggaaaagaaatgctgcTTCTAAGTCAGCGTGTGCAGTCCTCAGTCTTTCTCCTGAGGTGTCAGGGATCGGTGACTCGAGATACGGAAGGGCCTTGGCCCACCAGAGGCGCATGGCTAGGTCGAAGCCTGTACACTGGGCCAGCTTTGGAAACTCGTGCGGGGCTTGCTGCGGTGCTGACGGCGTCCTGAGCGCTCAGCCTTGGGGTCACGTCTAGTCCAGGGTCTGTGTCCAGGGTAAACACACCCTGCTCTCTCTCACCTGGGACACCAGCCCTTCGGAGCACAGGCTTCCTTCCTGGGAGAGCAGCCAGCATGGTGGACACAGACATCAGAACCTGGGGTCTGCCCGTGGATGCTCCCCTGCATAACCACCGGGCTCGCCAGCTTCAATGTTCTGGTAAATTCCATCTCTaggctgaatttggcaacaaCAGTAATAGACCATCAACTGAATAACTCCTGTGTCACCTTTTAAAGAATCTGTTGAGAAGCCAAAGTTAATTCCCTGCTTCAAGTCCCTATTTCAGTCTGAAAAGGGAGGAATCTGGAAGTGGGGATTTGGTATGCTTAATTCTGACCAGCATTGCTGGTGCTGTTTAAGTGCTCCATGTGTTCCTCCTGGTCTTCAGCCCTGTGAATAGGCACTACCAACATCCCCGTGTTATAGATGAGAAAGTGGCGGGGAGAGACTCCTGAGCCACCGAGGGTCACACCGTGTCAGTAGTGGAGCCTGATTTGAGCCCCAGCAGTAAGATCCCCGGTCTGTATTTATAAGCAGTATGTTGTCTTGCCTgtggaaaaaaatcaattcttgtGTATTCattaaagccaaaaaaaaaaaagccctttacTATTTTCTTTAATAGTAAAAATCATGTGAAAAGAAGTTTTCGTTACCATATAACAAAAAACTGTTTCGCATCCTGTTGAAATGTACCTTTGTTTCTGAAATTAGTTTTGTGACCCACTCACAAGATGTGGAGCGGCTCATCTCGTCTGTGTGGAACACCTGAGTCACCTTCGTTTTCAGTTAGGGTGCTACGAAAAAGCTGAAAGTCGAGCCCTCCCCTGTTGTTCAATGAGAAAAGATACTGAGGAGATTCAAGTGGAGAGGAGACGCAGAAGCCGTAGGAGAGTGCTGTCTCTGCGCTGTGACTTGTGTCTGTAGACCTTTATTTATTGGGGCTGTGACAGTCTCTGAGGATTAGAACCCGTCCCCAAAAGTCCACCTCTCGTGCTGGGAGGGTGGCTCTGGGACTGGTCTTATTTTAGGTGCTTTGTGTCTTGCATATTTGTCTTTCAAGGAAAGTCACACTCAAACTAGAACACAGTCAGAGTATGCAGGTATCCGCCTCTAGAAACGCAAGAGGTTCATGAAAACGAGCAGGTAAAGTTATGCTTATGTTCAGAGCAAGCCTACTGTTGTGCACACACGGCTCTGTCTCCAGGCGCCAGGATCCCAACACTGCTGAGAGCAGACGTGGTGTCCCCGCCGGCACTGGACAGGGGTCACTGGTGGCAGCTGTAGTCATCGAAGCAGGCTTCCCTCCTAGTCACAGAGGATGCTGGGCCTGCGCTGCAGAGGGTCGGATGAAAGGCAGCTGTGTTACTGTGGTTTAGGCTATTGGCCTGTCTATGGGGTTCTGCCAGTAACTAAGCCTGAATAGAAGATATTTTAAAGCATTCTTATTTAATATGGTAGACTAAAGTTTCctttttcaaacaaaataaactatttcatctgagattttcttttttgctttcaatAGGTGATAAGTCTAATGTTTTAATAACTtacttgcattaaaaaaatcttcataatAAATTTTGAAAGAGTGAGGTATTATAATTAGTAGCCTATCTAAAATAAGCCTCATTAGAAGTTAATTTTTCACACTTGGAAAATGCATGCTCAGCATAAAAGTGGATCAGTGATAGAGGTGAGCAGGCTAGCAGGGTTTGGAGGCCAGTGTATGTTACACATGCCTTGTCAGAGCCTTTGTGTTGTTTCAGGTATGGTTTAGAAAGACAGAATGAGAGAGTTCGAGTGCATGTGCATGCATTTACCTTGATTTTATGTTTAATGTGATCCTGGGGCTCTGTGCTTGTTCTGTTCCTGCAGTCAGAATGCAGATTCTGGGATGGTGCATGGCTGCAGATTCAGACAGGGCATGGAGGGGTTTAAACTCACCCGTGGCTCTGGCTGTTCAGTTGTATCCTCTTACACTCCCCATTGACTTCTCTCTGGCCCATTTCTGattatttctcagttttctttgatCGATTTTCTGTCATTctgatgtatatatatgcatatacgtatgtatgtatatatgtgtgtgtatgtgtatatatgtgtgtctgtgtgtatgtatatatacgtatatatatagtctgtgtatgtgtgtgtgtgtgtatatatagtccctgatctcagaaaacaattaagagattttttttggaTACCAGTAAAATGGTAAagttagaaatacatttttttccactttaaagaagTGGTATACTTTTTAGTATAAAATAGTCTAgacttgaaaaataaatgcatttagagtttgctcatctgtgacatattttttttaattttgctttagacttgaaaagtaattttaatttgtaaaaacttgttctgtatttttcttcttatctGTATGGTTAAAAAAGATTTATCACCAGAGACAATTGAGTGAAAATAGAACTAATGAATGTTCTGTGGGGTTTCGTTTTCTCTCCTAGCTGACTCTACAACATCTAAGACTTACAGTACCACTTACTGTAACAGTTTAAGACTCACTGTTTCTAATGACACATCTGACACTAAGTTATTTTAGACTTTTTTGGTCTTGAAACAGTTTTGCTTGGCAGAAGAAACCCCTGAAGCACGTGATTTTGTAGGATTCTTGTTCCTCTCAGGGCACCTTCGTTTGACTTTGGGGATCCCCTGCCTCCCATCCCCCACTCTTAAACTCATGCATGTGCTTCCCCAGACCCAAACCAGACTCTCTTCTTTacttttgctttgttcttttgtttaaaaGGTCAAGTTCATGCAATAtgggtcatttttaaaatatttgagaggCATCAATGTCTTTAGGGATTTGAGAAATCAGGCATTTCTAAAACTTCAtcatctgaaaatatctttataattTATCTTAAATTGAGATGAAAtagtagtttaaaaaataattatcatcAGGAAGCTCTCACTGTGAAAAATGGAGATAAGATTGTTACTACttctattgttaaaaaaaatcccatcttAAAAAAGTCTTCAGCTATCAAGAAAGACATCtgcgattttttttttaattgttcttctGTGTGGCTTGGCTTTCCCTTAAAAGTAGGTTTCCATGGAGCAGTTCATAAGATGATGATGTTGAAGATACTGTCAGTAACAAGGTGATATGTAATGAAATGTCTGTGACCTTGATGAATTCACACTGTTTtactcaatattaaaaataatattcctcTTTATGCCATTTCCTAGATGTAGTGGAACCAAAGGAGAGGGGCCAGCAGCTCGCCCCCCCAACAGCAGATGCAGTGTCCAAAACCTTATCTGCACCCACTTCCTCCCCATCAGTTGTGAGCCAAAGCAGGACGCTAGCGAGCCCTAACCCCGATGCCAGTGTGCTGCACACAGACCAAGGGCTTCCGAAGCTTTTGTCAAGAAAGACTTTGGTAGAGTTTCCTCAGAAAGTCGTGTCTCCATTCAGAAAACAGGGTTCAGATTCAGAAGCAGCCCAGTGGGGCAGGAGAGGGACGGATGATTCTTCTTCATCTTCATCTTCATCCAGCTCCTCCGATTCAGAGTCTGACGAGGAGGGCGACCGCTCAGGAGCAGGTCCTCAGGTGAAGAGCAAACGCAGGGGAGGGTCTCCCGTAGCAGAGGCCTCACGTTCCTCTGCAGATAGAACCTCCAAAACTGAGATATCAGCCAAAGAAAAGACAGTGTCGCAGCAGCCACACCTGGACCTCACCCCTGCAGGGAGGCCCCGCAAGGCAGAGAAAAAAGGGGCCTCCAGTCAGCACCTGGAGGACAGAAAGGGCACCAAACCCAAAACCGCAGTGCCCAAGTCACAAGCCACGGAGGAGTCTATGAAGCAAAATGTAAAGGAGAAACAATCGCAGAAGATACCTAGatcaaacaaaatagacaaagaaaGCCAAAAGCCACTTGAAGTTAAAAAAGTCTTGTCTGACCGTACACCGTGGGGATTGTCCACACATCCTGCTGGCGGTCCGGCGCCCACCCCATCAACAGGAACCAGAGCCGGGGGGCAGCCTCTAGCCCCTCCTCCTGAGGCCAGAGGGAGCCTTTTGGAGAAACAAGTACCAGAAGCAGATGGGGAGCTGGCTCTTCCCCTgttcaaaacagaaaaattggaaaagcAGGCAGCAGAAGGAATCTTAAAGGCTGAGGAAGAGATTTTGGAAGATCAGCTACCCATGCAAAATTTGAAGCCAGCCCCTGTTCAGAATAAAGATGTTCTGGACGAAAAGCCCGCAGTCCTGAAGCTTGAGGAAAAGGGCGGGATCGTGGAGGACCCGGCCGCTCAAGTGGAAGGCCAGGACCACGCACAGGGTACACCTTGCCTTGGGGTTCAGCGCTCTTTCTGTCCTTTGGGTGGGGAGGTCAGGCTCTGAAGAACGGTGCGATGAAAAGAAGTGTCGAGCTCCATCAGGTTCCCCAGTAGGCCTGTGGCCTGTAGCACCGTCTCAGATAAGCTGGGGGGTGTATGTTAATTATGGGTAGAAATTCCTGAAACATTTCAGATTTATTTCGCAATGAAAAAGTTTGCCCTTGGCGCTTCTGAGTGTTTCTTAACCGGTAGAACAGGCAGTTGAACATCTTCATTCTTAACTTTGGAGGGTGTTGAACCTGCAGGACACCTCATTGAGTGAGGCGTGGTGGGAGGGTTCTGTTAAACTCCCCAGGTGAGCTGAACAGGCCTTTGTGTTTAGCATCTTTAtgcctaagggaaaaaaaagctcaCTTTAGGGATTGAAGCTGGACCTTAAGGCAGCCCTGAACTACCAGAGTAGTTTACCCTGGACGTGTCCTCTGATACACCTGGGAGCACAGCAGGCTGCTTTGTTTTTCTGTACTGAGTTTTTATGAAGGGCTTTTTTGCTCCCCTCAATTTTTAAGGGAAACTGTTTATTCCTCTTATTTTACCACTTTCTTATGCATCGAACTTCATAAAATACAGTGTGCTTTAGGGGGACCACAGCAAAATGGGAAAGCAGGTGTCCAGTCTCAGGATCTGGCTCTTGAAATGGACCCATCGCTAACAGAGCCCGCTTCTTCCTGTCTGTCAGGCTAGTGTACGTTACCTGTAACTGTTGTGTCGCCTCACTCTGTTACACTATTGTGTGtttcttcctccccttcctccctcttgcATGAACACACGAAGCTGCAACCAgcgcctgccagcctcctcctgaccccaaaaactgctttcctgctgctgctataGTCACTCTGCTCTAGACTTGCCAAACCTTCAGGGTAACACAGAATTGGGAGTTTTCAGATTGCAgatctttttgaaaaaaacaatTTGACTAATTTTTGATGATTGTGTTATTTTTCCAACATCCTCTTTGCCCTTTGGAGGCTGAAGACGCTGCCCGGAGTGCAGCTGACTTTCAGGGCAGTGTCTGCAGGGGGTGAGCTGTAGCTCACCCAGCCCAGCCACCGGGCTCCTGTCCTGCCGAGGGGTTCGATTCCCTCTGTcagcaccccccccacacacacacggacTGTGAGGACTCATCTGCCTGAGCTGTCCCCACGAGAAGAGACGGGAAAGAGATCAGTTCTCTAAATAAGACATCGTTTGTTTTAACAcgactaagaaaatgaaaaacattttggtATGAAAATGAGAACTTTGGTGTGAATTCAAATAGGGGGAAACTGCAGTTACTCTTGCAGCATCAGTAGCAGT
Proteins encoded:
- the NDUFV3 gene encoding NADH dehydrogenase [ubiquinone] flavoprotein 3, mitochondrial isoform 1 (isoform 1 is encoded by transcript variant 1), which produces MAASLLLRQGRAGALKTVLLEAGVFRGVAPAVSLSAESGKNEKGLPPNPKKQSPPKNVVEPKERGQQLAPPTADAVSKTLSAPTSSPSVVSQSRTLASPNPDASVLHTDQGLPKLLSRKTLVEFPQKVVSPFRKQGSDSEAAQWGRRGTDDSSSSSSSSSSSDSESDEEGDRSGAGPQVKSKRRGGSPVAEASRSSADRTSKTEISAKEKTVSQQPHLDLTPAGRPRKAEKKGASSQHLEDRKGTKPKTAVPKSQATEESMKQNVKEKQSQKIPRSNKIDKESQKPLEVKKVLSDRTPWGLSTHPAGGPAPTPSTGTRAGGQPLAPPPEARGSLLEKQVPEADGELALPLFKTEKLEKQAAEGILKAEEEILEDQLPMQNLKPAPVQNKDVLDEKPAVLKLEEKGGIVEDPAAQVEGQDHAQEPVSAAPTEPFDNTTYKNLQHHDYSTYTFLDLNLDLSKFRMPQPSSGRESPRH
- the NDUFV3 gene encoding NADH dehydrogenase [ubiquinone] flavoprotein 3, mitochondrial isoform 2 (isoform 2 is encoded by transcript variant 2), with translation MKQNVKEKQSQKIPRSNKIDKESQKPLEVKKVLSDRTPWGLSTHPAGGPAPTPSTGTRAGGQPLAPPPEARGSLLEKQVPEADGELALPLFKTEKLEKQAAEGILKAEEEILEDQLPMQNLKPAPVQNKDVLDEKPAVLKLEEKGGIVEDPAAQVEGQDHAQEPVSAAPTEPFDNTTYKNLQHHDYSTYTFLDLNLDLSKFRMPQPSSGRESPRH